The Kosmotoga olearia TBF 19.5.1 sequence GAATCAGCCGAATCGGCCCTTTCGAGAGCAATTCTGAGTATATCCATTCCCAGGAGCCCATTTTTGTTTACCGGCTCTTTTGTGAAAACCGCTTCATTTCCTATCACGACATTTTTATCGTTCACCCCCATTTCTCCACCCCATATCCACGAAGGCTTTGAGAGAATGAGAGCGTTCGTTCTTTTGACCTGAGGAAGAGTGATATAAGTAGCGTCTATTTCCTTTTCTTCCGGGATTCGTGAAGGAAAGTATACGATGCTCTGGGGTTCATTTGGTTCCCGATCGCTGTTTTTAGCGAAGAAGAGGATTCCGCTGGTTAATTTTGGAGCTACTACAAGGGTATCGCACATACTTTCCCCTACCTTTTTGCGTTGTACCAGATAATACCGATAAATTCATGTATTCCTGAAAGATTTGCAGTTAAAGCGTCTCTACCTGGAAGGAAGTCAACCCAGCTCAAATCGGTATAGTCGTAAAGGTAATCCGTTGGATAAGGGATCACGTTCAATCCCTGTTCTTCAAAACTTTCCACGGATCGTTTCATATGTACAGCCGAAGTTACCAGAACTATCTTTTTCCATTTCTTTTCTTTACAGATTTCGGCAACTCGAACCGCATTCTCATTGGTATTCCTCGCTGAGTTTTCAACAATTACATCGTTTTCATCTATTCCCCAATTGAGCAGCGTGTTCAACATTACCTCACTTTCCGATAGTGAATCACGTCCCATGGGTGTTCCACCTGTAACAATGATTGGTTTACCTGTTGCTCTATGTATCTGAAAAGCTTTATAAAGCCTTTTGAGAGTATGATCACCTGGTTCGAGTTCATACGGAGCTATGATCATTCCCCCTCCCAGAACAACAATTGCTTCAGCTGTATCTAAAAGTGAGGCATTTGGTACCGAATATTCAGTTTCCAGAGGCTTTACGTAAAGGTAAGTACCTATACCGCTCATTAAGAGATACGAGAAGAGCCCGATAATAAGGATAGAAAATGACAACATTTTCTGGAGAGGAGAAATTGCCTTTTTAAGGCTGATCAGGCCAATTATGATAATTAAAACCATTATGATTCCTGGTGGAACGAGTATAGAACTGATCACTTTTTCAAGATAAAACATCTAAAACCCCCTATCTTCCACCTTTCAGGGCGAGAATGGAAAGAAGGTTATCGGTGATAAAGAAATCGCAGTGCTGTCTGACTTTGAGTGCTAATTCTGGATCGTTGATCGTCCAGAGGGCTATTTTTATTCCGTTGTTACGCAGTAGTCTTAAAAAGGCAAGACCGGTTTCCAGGCCAAACTCGTCGAATAACTGAACAGGCAAATGCAGCGAATAGGGTTTGTATCTATTGAGCAGTTCTTCGAGATAGCCAACAGGATCTTTTCCTTTTGCGTCTTCCCCTATTAGAAGCCCTATTTTGGCGTCTGGGGTGTTCGCTTTCACGTCCAGAAGGCATTCATGATGAAAGGAGGAGAAAATGGTTCTCTCTATGGCGTTGAAGCTGTTGACAAGAGGACCTACGAACTTAGCGGCGTCAGGATCTTTAATCTCCACATTCACAATAGCGTTGTTTGGCAGTTCAAGATAGAGTTTTTCCAGCGTTGTGAGTTTTTCATCAGATATGAGGCCAATTTTTTTGAGCTCTTTATAAGTGATCTCTTTGACCTTAGCGTCAACTCCGTAGAGTCGTTTTAAATCCTCGTCGTGTGCCAGAAGCAGAGATCCGTCTTTCGTTAACCATACATCAGTCTCTACTCCGTCTGCACCAATCTGTACTGCCCTGATCAAGGATAAAAGAGAGTTTTCATCGTTGCCTTCTCCCATGCCTCTGTGTCCTAGTACTTTAACCATCGTTTCTACCCCCTAAATCTAAATATGTTCTGCCGGAAGACCCTTTCTCCTGAATTATTTGATTTGCCTCTTTGATGATGCTATCGAGTTCTTCACTTTTTCCCTGTCTGTTGACTTCTTCCTCAAGTGTACCCCAGAGAACGTCTCCACAAACCATTAACTTTATACCTTTTTTCAGAAAAAAATCGATCAGGAAAGGATAACGATCAACTATCTCAGGAATAGGCATGTTTTTACTGATCATATCCGTCCTCCCAATGAAAGGATATTTGTCCTTTAGTGCTCTATACATTCGATTATAGCAGGTTAATAAATGCGTACATCTTTATGCTTCGTATTAGAAATTTTTTTCTTATGGTGTATAAAACATATACTTGTATTGTAAACTACAAATTTTTTTATTGCGATAGGGGGCAAAAATCTGTGGAGAGATTGCGAGAGCATCCTATCCTCAAAATCAAGAGGGGGCGCAAAATTCATTTCTTCTTCGAAGGAAAAGAATTCGAAGCATACGAAGGCGAGACCATTGCAGCGGCTCTTCACGCAAACGGTATAAGAGTGTTGAGAATCACCCCAAAGCGGCAACGCGCACAGGGCCTTTTTTGTGCCATAGGAAAATGCTCTTCCTGTCTTATGGAAGTTGATGGTGTTCCAAATGTTAGAACATGCATAACCCCGGTGCGCGAAGGAATGTCTGTCAGGCGTCAAAAAGGAAGAGGTGAGATTGTTGAACAGGATTGATGCTCTGGTAATTGGAGGAGGTCCTGCTGGTCTTGCCGCAGCCATAGAAATCGGCAAGAGTGGGTTAAAGGTATTGGTAGTTGATGAGGGAGTCAGACCCGGAGGACAATTGGTTAAGCAGACACACAAGTTTTTCGGCAACAAAGAATTCTATGCTTCCATCAGAGGATTCGAAATAGCGGAAAATCTCATTCAAGAACTGAAGAAGATGGACAATGTGAGGATCATGACTGAATCCACGGTTATCGGAATCTATGAAGATGGTGTTCCTGTGCTTCACAGGCCTCGTGACAAGACAATTCTCTATCATCCAAGAAGAATTCTAGTGGCAACCGGTGCGTCAGAAAAGTATCTTCAGTTCGATAACAACGATCTTCCTGGGGTTTATGGTGCTGGTGCGGTACAAACACTCATGAATCAGTTTGGGGTATTACCTGGAAAAAATGTTTTGATGATAGGTTCTGGAAATATTGGATTGATAGTTAGCTATCAATTAATTCAAGCAGGGGTCAATGTAAAGGCTATCGTAGAGGCAGCTGATAGGGTAGGAGGCTATCAGGTACACGCCGATAAGGTAATGAGACTGGGAATCCCCATTTTGCTCAGACATACTATCGTGAAGGCAATAGGGAAAAAGGAGGTTCAGGGTGCGGTAGTTGTACAGGTGGATGATCATTGGAAACCGATACCCGGTACAGAAAGAGAATTTGTTGTGGATACAATATGTGTGGCTGTTGGTTTGTTGCCTTCGGCAGAGCTCATAGCCCAGGCAGATGGAAAGCTGCAGTTTATACCTGAACTTGGAGGCTATGTTCCGGTAAGGGATGAAGATATGAGAACTACCGTTCAGCATGTCTTTGTTGCTGGTGATGCTGGTGGTATAGAAGAAGCAACAACGGCTATGATTGAGGGTCGGATAGCTGGATTGAATATTGTAAAAGACCTTAAAGGGAGTATAGATGAATCTTATCTGAATCACCTGAAATCCCAGCTCGAAGGGTTTAGAAGCGGTCCCACATCTGAAAAAGTGAGAAAGGGATTGCGAAAACTTGGTATCGAGTTCCATCCTGGTAGTTATGAAGTTAATCGGAATAGTGTTTCGAAGAATTATATTGGAAAGCTGAGGCCCATAATAGAGTGTTTCGAAGCTATTCCCTGTAATCCCTGTGAAACAAGCTGTCCTGTTGGTGCCATAACGATCGGTGAAAACATAAACAATGTACCTGTCGTCAATTACGATAAATGTACCGGCTGTGGAATTTGTGCTACCAAATGTCCCGGTCTCGCCATATTTATGCTTCAGGAGTTCCCCGAAAAAGGAAAAGCCATAATAGGCATACCTTACGAATTCCTCCCGATTCCCGAAAAAGGCGAAATGGTTGTTACCCTCCGAAAAGACGGTAGTGTTGCCGGAACAGGTGTTGTTCATAAAGTTATCAAAACACAGAACAGCACGACAGTCGTTTATGTGGAAATTCCCATCGAACATGCATCAGAGGTCAGGCATATTCATGTAGGTGAAAAAGAGGAAAATGCCTTTGTTTGCCGGTGTGAAGAGATAACTGTGAAGGAGATAGAGGAAGCTATCGAGGAAGGCTTTACAGACTTTGAGGAACTGAGAAGGCGCTTGAGGATAGCCATGGGACCCTGTGGGGGCAGGACGTGCCGTCTGAACGCACTCATGATACTTTCGAGAAAAACAGGTATTCCTGTTGAGAAACTTGATCCCGGTACATTTAGACCTCCAACGGTTCCAACGACTTTTAGAGCCATCGCACGGGAGCGTGAAGAAGATGAATGAAAGGGCATCCGTTGTGATAATAGGTGGCGGAATAATTGGAACCGCCATAGCTTTTTACCTGTGCAAGAACGGAATGAATGATGTAGTTGTTCTGGAGAAGAATTATCTTTCCTCAGGAGCTACGGGAAGATGCGGTGGGGGGATAAGGCAGCAGTGGAGTGAAAGGATGAATATACGCCTTGCAATGAGGAGCGTGAAGCTTTTTGAAAACTTTGAAGAAGACGTTGGCATGGATATAGAGTACTACCAGGGGGGATATTTGCTTCTCGCATACACAGATGAAGAGGTCGGTTTTTTCGAGAAAAATGTGAAAATGCAGCAGGAAGAAGGGCTTGATGTTCGCATACTGACGAAACAAGAAATAGAACGTATGTTCCCATTTATGAATTCAGAAGGTGTCAAATTGGCCACATACTGTCCCACAGACGGCCATGCCAACCCGCATTTAGCGACCTTTGCATATGCCAGAGCTGCCGAAAGGATGGGAGCAAAGATTTACACTCACACAGAAGCCACAGGTATCGATGTTGCTAACGGTCAAATAATCGGTGTTCAAACCAGTAAGAGTTATATTAAAACCTCCGTTGTCATAAATGCTGCAGGCGGTTATTCCAGAGAGGTCGGTTTGATGGCAGGTGTGGAATTGCCGACAGAATCTTACCGCCACCAGATATTCGTTACGGAACCTCTCGAACATATACTCGATCCGTTGGTTATAAGTTTCGAAAACAATTTTTATATCAGGCAGACAAAGTCCGGCAACTTCATCATGGGTCAGGGAGATAAGGATGAGCCACCAAGCCACAATCACAATCCGAGCTGGCGCTTTTTAAAGGAAATGACTCAGAAGATGCCAAAATTCTTTCCTTTTCTTGAGGACGTTAGGGTACTCAAGCATTGGGCTGGGTTGTACAACATGTCTCCAGATGCTCAACCCATAATAGATAAAGCGGACAACGTACAGGATTTCTATTTTGCCGTGGGTTTTAGCGGGCACGGTTTCATGCTGGCACCTGCCGTTGGGGAAGCCCTTGCGGAATGGATTGTTTACGGTAAACCGAAGAAAGTAGATATCTCAAATCTCAAAATAGATAGATTTGCAAAAGGTGTTTCAAGAGAAAAAAATGTTGTATAAGGAGGTATGAATATGCCAGAGGCCACAGATTACATTATTCTTCCACCCTTTAAGAATGAAGGGTACATCAACGTTTCTGATCCAGAGATCCAGCGGAAGATGAAAGAAGCTTTCGAAAAAATCGAAAAAGAGAGCAAGGAATACGACATAATTGTTGCAGGTAAAAGAATTAAAACCGATCGGAAGATACGCTCTATCAACCCTAGCAACCCTGAAGAGGTTGTTGGAATCGTTTCAAAGGCGGATAAAGAAATTGTCGATACGGCTATCGAAAAAGCGTGGAAGGTCTTTGAATACTGGAAAAATCTCCCGGTCGAAAAACGGGTGGAGCCGTTCCTTAGAGCCGCCAAAATAATGAGGGAAAGGCGCTTCGAACTCGATGCAACGATGATAATGGAGGTTGGGAAGAACTGGCTCGAAGCCGATGCGGATCTTGCCGAAGCGATTGATTTTCTCGAATTTTACGCTCGTGAAGCTGTCAGATATGCATCACCCCAACCGGTGGTAAGAATCCCAACCGAAAACAATGAATTGGTTTACATTCCTCTTGGCGTTGGTGCGGTAATTCCACCATGGAACTTCCCAGCAGCTATAATGGTTGGAATGACCACAGCAGCGGCTATAACAGGGAATTGTGTCATACTCAAGCCCGCGAGTGACTCTCCTGTAATAGCCGCAAAATTTGTTGAGATCCTTCATGAAGCTGGTCTACCCGAAGGAGTGGTCAATTACGTTCCGGGAAGTGGTGGAGAGATAGGTGATTATATCGTACAGCATCCGAAGATAAGGTTCATCTCCTTCACCGGCTCAAAAGAAGTGGGGTTGAGAATAAACGAGATCGCTGCGAAGCACCAGCCTGGGCAGTTATGGATAAAACGTGTTGTTCTCGAAATGGGCGGAAAAGATGCTGTTGTAGTTGATGAAACAGCCGATCTTGATGCTGCAGCTGAAGGATGTGTTGCCAGCGCCTTTGGGTTCCAGGGGCAAAAATGTTCTGCCGGATCCCGTATAATCGCCGTTAAGGAGATATACGACGAACTCCTTGAAAAAGTCGTTGAAAGGACAAAAAAGATAAAGATCGGTGATGTGAGAGACCCAGAAAATTGGCTTGGCCCGGTTGTGAACCAGTATGCCGAGAGGAAGATTTTAAGCTATATAGAAATTGGTTCGACAGAAGGCAGAATCGTTTATGGCGGCAAGAAAGTGAAGAGTCTTCCCGGATATTTCGTTGAACCAACTATAATTGCTGATGTAGATAGAAATGCACGGGTAGCTCAGGAAGAAATCTTTGGACCGGTAACAGCCTTTATAAAAGCAGAGAATTTTGATGATGCGATGGTAATAGCGAATGGAACCGAGTATGGCCTTACGGGTGCTCTTTATACCAAAAGGCGTGAAAGGATAGAGACAGCTAAAAGAGTGTTTCACGTTGGAAATCTGTACTTCAACAGAAAATGTACCGGAGCTCTTGTTGGAGTTCATCCCTTCGGTGGCTTCAACATGTCTGGAACGGATTCGAAGGCTGGCGGAAGGGATTATCTGTTACTATTTTTGCAGGCTAAATCGATATCCGAGAAGATAAATCTGTAAAGCTAATAAAAACGCCACCCGGATCGGGTGGCGTTTTTGGTTTTCAGTTTTAATCTCAAATTAGAATATGTATGCGATAGCTCCTGACCAATAGTATCCACCTATACCGTATCCACTTGTGGAGGTAAGTAAAAAATTGTCACCAATCAAGGTTTTGAACGTTATGCCAGCGCCAAGAACAAGAGATGTACCGCTAAAATTGAAGGATAAACCAGCCCCTGCACCGAGATAAACTTTTGCCAGTTTGGTTCCGAGATTGTATTCATAAATTTTGAAGGGAGTGTAGTTGGCAGAGATACCTAACCCATTTCCAAGTGCTCCCATCAGGACGGTATGCCCTTCTCCAAAATCTGCGAGATTGTAGGTTAATGTAAGACCTCCGACGATTCCAACAACATCTCCAACCCCACCAACACCCGCGAAGTAATTCGCAAAAGCAAAGCTTGCCAGAGAGAGGATTAATACCAATGCCAAAATTGTTCTCATACCTTCACCTCCAAAAAAGCATATAGATATGAGCATTATAACAAACATTTCATAAATTATTATAGAAAAGCTTGGAATGGCTACGCCGTTGATACTTAGATTCGCTTCGCTCATTATCGTTGTCGGTTGTGGGTTGTAGGTTGTTCGTAACAATCGAGAATCGAGATTCGAGATAGCCGCTTCGCGGCGGATACGAATCCCTTCGGGATTGTTGCGAACTCCTTCGGAGTTGACCCGAACTGCTGCGCAGTTGGCATTGCTTAAAATAGAATTACAGACAAAGGATTGTCATTCCGTACATGATTCGGAATCTGAAATTTTTCTAAGGATGAGATCCTGAATCAAGTTCAGGATGACGGATAGAGTTAGGGGTGACATATGGACTGTACCTTTTTTTGAGGCGTACCCCCGGCATAGCCGGTTTTCCCCTTGCAATGCCAGGCTTTTCCATAACGCAGCCAAGCTTACCTGCTGACAGTGTGCTTACTGATTCTTGGTTTTTATTTACTTACTCTCGGGCTCTCGGATTCTCGATTCTCGGTCACCAAATCTCACTCCATGTTATAATCATCAAAAAAATGAGGAGGTGTTTTCTTATGAAGAAAAGAAATCTAATATATGGCCAATCTGGCGGAGTGACATCTGTGATAAACGCTTCAGCATACGGTGCTATAATTGCAGCCATCAACAACCCTATGGTTGAGAATGTTTACGCTGCTCTGAACGGGATAAAGGGAATACTGGAAGAAAGAATAATCGATTTGAAAGCCGAATCAAAGGATGAGATTGAAAAGATTGCTTTTACTCCTGGAGCAATCTTTGGCTCTTGCAGGACAAAGCTCAAAACTGAAGAAGATTTCGAGCGGTTGTTCAAAGTCTTTGACGCATACGATATAGGTTATTTTCTATACAATGGCGGGAACGACTCTATGGAAACCGCTTATCAAATAGCGTTAAAAGCACAGGAATACGGCTATCCGCTGAAAGTAATAGGAATCCCCAAGACTGTTGATAATGACCTTATGTATACTGACCATTGTCCCGGTTATGGCTCCGCAGCAAAATTTACAGCCATATCAATTCTTGAAGCTACAAGAGATCTGGAGTCAATGCATACCGACTCGACTCAGGTTTTCATACTAGAATCCATGGGACGCTATGCCGGTTGGCTTGCTGCTTCAGGGATTCTTGCAAGTATAAATGGAGAACGCGGCCCTCAAATCTTTCTTCTACCGGAGGTACCCTTCAATGAAGAGAAATTTCTGTCGAAAGTTGAGGAAGTCATAAGAAGAGACGGATATTGCAGCATTGTTGCTGCTGAAGCTTTAAAAGACTCTGAAGGAAATTACATTTCGACAGAAGATTATACCGACGCATTTGGCAATATCCAGCTTGGAAAGATAGGTATTTACCTGCAAAAGTTGATACGACAAAATCTCGGCAGAAAGGTTCATACAGCTCTTCCGGATTATCTCCAGCGGTCTTCTAGACACATAGCCAGCTTGACAGATTGGGAGGAAGCCATCGGAGTTGGAGCTGCTGCGGTTAAATTTGCGGTTGATCAAGGACTAAGTGGTGTTATGGTGTCGATAGTAAGAGATTTAGATAGTCCATACTTGAAGCACTATGAGCCTGTCAGTTTAGAAGGGATAGGTGGAAAGGTTAAGTATCTGCCAGAAGAGTATATCTCCCCGGATGGTTTTGGTGTCACCGAAAAGTTCGTCGAATACGTAAGACCTTTGATACAGGGCGAAGCTCCCAACCATTACCTTCGAGGGATACCGGTATATGCAAATCTGAAAAAAGTTCCAGTAAAAAGAAAATAAAAAACGGGAGTCAAAAGACTCCCGTTTTCATAATGTAAGCTTTTTACCTCTCTTTTTCAAAATCAAATCCTCGTGAGAACACTGCTATGCAAGCTTTTACAGCCTCAGGGTCGTAGAGGTTACCTGAATTTGTGGTGATCTCCTCTAAAGCTTTAGCTATACCAAGTGCCGGACGATAAGGTCTGTGGAACGCCATGGCTTCAACAACATCTGACACTGCTAGTATCTTCGCTTCTGTGAGAATTTGGTTACCCTTCAAGCCATTAGGATAACCGGATCCATCTATTCGTTCATGATGCTGGAGCACAATCTCAGCTATGGGCTGGGAAAATTCCACGTCTTTTAATATTTCAAATGCAGTTTGTGGATGGTTTCTTACAATTCCGAGTTCAAATTTATTCAGTTTGTCAGGCTTGTTCAAGATATCTGTCGGTATGGATATCTTGCCAATATCATGTAAAAGACCAGCTATACGAACAGCCTCAATTTGTTCTTCTGACAGGTTCATTTCTCTGGCAATAGCGCAGGCAAGCTGACTTACGCGTCGTTGATGACCAGAAGTGTAGGCATCTCTCATTTCAATTACCAATCCTATTGTTTCAACAACGGAATCCAGGGTTCTCTGTACCTTTTTATAGCTTTTTTCGAGTTCTTTGTTTCTTTCTTCTAACTGAAGCATTCCATCTTCCAATTTCTTGATCAATCTCTCGTTGTATTTCTTAAGATATACAATCTCTTCCTTATTTACTACCTTGTTGTTTGAAGGTTTTACTTTATGGTTCTGAATAACTTCTTTTATTATCTCAACAAAAGTAGCTGGTTCTAATGGCTTGACAACAAACCTATCGACTCCAAGGCTGAGGGCGAATTTTCTATCTTCTGGATCGGTGTAGGCAGCGGTATAAAGTATAAAAGGGATTTCTTTTAATCTATCATCCATTTTCACCCTGCGACATAATTGAAAACCATCCATCTCGGGCATCAAAATATCGGAAATTACCACGTCAAAATCCTGTTCGGCCAATTTCTCCAGAGCTTCAACACCATTCTGGGAAGATTCAACTTCATAACCATAGCTCTTGAACAAAGTCTCTAACATATAGATATTTTCTTTGTTATCATCAACAGCCAGAATTTTCATGTTTATCACTTTCCTTATTTTCGAAAAGATATTTCTCTATTTCTGGTATGAAATTCTCAGGAAAAAATGGTTTCTTGATGTATCCAACACAGCCGATGGCAAGCGCCTTTTCTTCATCTGCTGGCATGGCGTAAGAAGTTACAGCGACTATTGGAATATGACTAATCTCGTCTATACTCTTTATCCGCTTCGCCACCTCGTAGCCATCTAACTCAGGGAGCTGTATATCCAGGAGGATAAGGTCAGGTTTCTTCTCTATAGCTTTTTTTATCCCTTTGATCCCATCGATGGCTGTAATGACCTCATATCCTTTACTTTCAAGAAGAAAGGTTATTAAATACAGATTCTGTTCGTTATCATCTATCACCAGTACTTTTTTCTTCATGATTATTCTCCTCCACAGATTTGAGCGGCAGGGTGAATGTAAATGTAGAACCTTTACCGTATTCGCTCTCAACCCAGATTTCACCGCCCAACAATGTCACAAGCTTTTTGGAAAGATAAAGCCCCAGCCCAGCACCTTGGTACCTGCGCCGTGCCGAACCACTTATCTGTCGAAATGCTTCAAATAATGTTTCCATATCTTCTTCCTTTATCCCTTTTCCTGTATCAGAAACGCTGATTTTCAGTTTATCTCCATCTACCTCGCATTTTATCCTTATCTCGCCCTTCTCCGTGAATTTAATCGCGTTACTGACCAGATTCAGGAGAATCTGGAAAACCCTCGTTTTATCACTGTAGACCTCTGGAATCTCGTCAGGTATTTCTGTTATTAACTTCACTTCTTTTTTAGAAATCAACGGCGAAACATTTTGTACAACTTCAGAAATAACGTCTTTAATATTGAATCTATCCTTAGAAAAACTCATTTTACCAGCTTCAATCTTGGAGATATCCAGGATATCGTTTATCAGATTTAAGAGGTGTATTGAAGAACTGTGAACCATAGAGAGTTGCTTCCTCTGCTCCTCGTTGATGTCTCCTGAAATGCCCTGCAAAATCATGCTAACGAACCCAATAATAGAGTTGAGAGGGGTTCTCAACTCATGACTCATAGTAGCAAGAAATTCGGATTTAAGACGTTCTAACTCTTTGATCTTTATATTATCTTGTTCCATAGTTTTTATCATCTTCCTTGCGTTTGTGAGAATAGCAAAATACGTTAGGAGAATAACGGTGAGGAATGTGGCAGCAATAATAATCGAAATGAGCAGGGCCAATTTTTTTATATGAGCGTAGATAATATCATTAAGTATGCTGGCAACCAGAAAGGCATCCGTATCTCCTATTTTCATAGTATACCATGTTATTTTCTCATTTGAACCCAACGTATCGTCTTTGAGAACGTCAAATGTTTTTCCTTTTGATGAAATGTATTTTGAATTAGTTGCGATATAGATCTCATATACAATATTTCCTGTATTGATTTCATCTAAGAGTTTTGTCATGTCAAAAGAAACAAAGTCATAACCTATAATTGTGTCGGCTTCGCGTATTGGAGAACATACATTGACAACAATCGATTGATTCTCAAATTCTATATCTAAAGATGTTTCTGACACGTCTTCACAACTTATTGCTTTTTCCATGTTTGAATCTCCAACAGAAGCAATGATGTTTCCCGAGACAACTCGAGTAGCACTTTTCAAATTCCGGAGTGTACTAGCTCCATCGAGATATTTCGGTGAAGTGTATTCTTGAAGTTCCTTGAGGGTGATGTTACCACCGAGATATTCAACTATCATCTTCCTGATCATAGTACGGCTGGAAAGGCTTTCTGCTCCCTCGATACAGCGTTCAAGGAAACTCTCAACAGTTTTCTCGGATAATTTGGCGTTGTTTGAGAAGCTCTCATGGACTTCTTTTGTAAGTTCATTTTTCATTGGCAGGTATATCCCAAATAGTATAGCGAATAATATGATCAGCAAAGAAAGAAGTAGACTCAATCTGAAGATGTTCAACAACTTATTCATAGAACGCCTCCAGGCAATTAAACGAAAAGAAGAACATTTAAATAATGACAATGTCATCCAAAGGATGATTTTGTATGGGAACAAGACAATCTCCCCGTACATTTTGACTAACCGCGAATATATAAAGGGTCATGCTGTTTTCAATGACCTTCCATCTTGCCTTTAAGTTGGTTAAAAGTATGTGCTTTGAATTCGTTATATACAATTAATTATATGTTTTTGTCATTATGTTCCCCTTTCATTGATATTATATTTGTTCATATGATTGTGTTTTATTATTTCATTAGTATTACTTATTCATTCGTATGATTGGTTCATTGGATTTAGTATAAAATCTGGGAGTATGTTAAGGGTCTGAAATTTTCTGTGTACCTGATTTGTTAGAATTAAAGTCGGTTTTATCAATAAAAATAACCCTCCACTCTGCAAAGTTGTATGTGGTCAAATAAAATTGACCCCCCAGGGCCATAG is a genomic window containing:
- a CDS encoding YdcF family protein; its protein translation is MFYLEKVISSILVPPGIIMVLIIIIGLISLKKAISPLQKMLSFSILIIGLFSYLLMSGIGTYLYVKPLETEYSVPNASLLDTAEAIVVLGGGMIIAPYELEPGDHTLKRLYKAFQIHRATGKPIIVTGGTPMGRDSLSESEVMLNTLLNWGIDENDVIVENSARNTNENAVRVAEICKEKKWKKIVLVTSAVHMKRSVESFEEQGLNVIPYPTDYLYDYTDLSWVDFLPGRDALTANLSGIHEFIGIIWYNAKR
- a CDS encoding glycerophosphodiester phosphodiesterase family protein yields the protein MVKVLGHRGMGEGNDENSLLSLIRAVQIGADGVETDVWLTKDGSLLLAHDEDLKRLYGVDAKVKEITYKELKKIGLISDEKLTTLEKLYLELPNNAIVNVEIKDPDAAKFVGPLVNSFNAIERTIFSSFHHECLLDVKANTPDAKIGLLIGEDAKGKDPVGYLEELLNRYKPYSLHLPVQLFDEFGLETGLAFLRLLRNNGIKIALWTINDPELALKVRQHCDFFITDNLLSILALKGGR
- a CDS encoding (2Fe-2S)-binding protein, whose protein sequence is MERLREHPILKIKRGRKIHFFFEGKEFEAYEGETIAAALHANGIRVLRITPKRQRAQGLFCAIGKCSSCLMEVDGVPNVRTCITPVREGMSVRRQKGRGEIVEQD
- a CDS encoding FAD-dependent oxidoreductase; protein product: MNRIDALVIGGGPAGLAAAIEIGKSGLKVLVVDEGVRPGGQLVKQTHKFFGNKEFYASIRGFEIAENLIQELKKMDNVRIMTESTVIGIYEDGVPVLHRPRDKTILYHPRRILVATGASEKYLQFDNNDLPGVYGAGAVQTLMNQFGVLPGKNVLMIGSGNIGLIVSYQLIQAGVNVKAIVEAADRVGGYQVHADKVMRLGIPILLRHTIVKAIGKKEVQGAVVVQVDDHWKPIPGTEREFVVDTICVAVGLLPSAELIAQADGKLQFIPELGGYVPVRDEDMRTTVQHVFVAGDAGGIEEATTAMIEGRIAGLNIVKDLKGSIDESYLNHLKSQLEGFRSGPTSEKVRKGLRKLGIEFHPGSYEVNRNSVSKNYIGKLRPIIECFEAIPCNPCETSCPVGAITIGENINNVPVVNYDKCTGCGICATKCPGLAIFMLQEFPEKGKAIIGIPYEFLPIPEKGEMVVTLRKDGSVAGTGVVHKVIKTQNSTTVVYVEIPIEHASEVRHIHVGEKEENAFVCRCEEITVKEIEEAIEEGFTDFEELRRRLRIAMGPCGGRTCRLNALMILSRKTGIPVEKLDPGTFRPPTVPTTFRAIAREREEDE
- a CDS encoding NAD(P)/FAD-dependent oxidoreductase; this encodes MNERASVVIIGGGIIGTAIAFYLCKNGMNDVVVLEKNYLSSGATGRCGGGIRQQWSERMNIRLAMRSVKLFENFEEDVGMDIEYYQGGYLLLAYTDEEVGFFEKNVKMQQEEGLDVRILTKQEIERMFPFMNSEGVKLATYCPTDGHANPHLATFAYARAAERMGAKIYTHTEATGIDVANGQIIGVQTSKSYIKTSVVINAAGGYSREVGLMAGVELPTESYRHQIFVTEPLEHILDPLVISFENNFYIRQTKSGNFIMGQGDKDEPPSHNHNPSWRFLKEMTQKMPKFFPFLEDVRVLKHWAGLYNMSPDAQPIIDKADNVQDFYFAVGFSGHGFMLAPAVGEALAEWIVYGKPKKVDISNLKIDRFAKGVSREKNVV
- the pruA gene encoding L-glutamate gamma-semialdehyde dehydrogenase; translation: MPEATDYIILPPFKNEGYINVSDPEIQRKMKEAFEKIEKESKEYDIIVAGKRIKTDRKIRSINPSNPEEVVGIVSKADKEIVDTAIEKAWKVFEYWKNLPVEKRVEPFLRAAKIMRERRFELDATMIMEVGKNWLEADADLAEAIDFLEFYAREAVRYASPQPVVRIPTENNELVYIPLGVGAVIPPWNFPAAIMVGMTTAAAITGNCVILKPASDSPVIAAKFVEILHEAGLPEGVVNYVPGSGGEIGDYIVQHPKIRFISFTGSKEVGLRINEIAAKHQPGQLWIKRVVLEMGGKDAVVVDETADLDAAAEGCVASAFGFQGQKCSAGSRIIAVKEIYDELLEKVVERTKKIKIGDVRDPENWLGPVVNQYAERKILSYIEIGSTEGRIVYGGKKVKSLPGYFVEPTIIADVDRNARVAQEEIFGPVTAFIKAENFDDAMVIANGTEYGLTGALYTKRRERIETAKRVFHVGNLYFNRKCTGALVGVHPFGGFNMSGTDSKAGGRDYLLLFLQAKSISEKINL
- a CDS encoding 6-phosphofructokinase, whose product is MKKRNLIYGQSGGVTSVINASAYGAIIAAINNPMVENVYAALNGIKGILEERIIDLKAESKDEIEKIAFTPGAIFGSCRTKLKTEEDFERLFKVFDAYDIGYFLYNGGNDSMETAYQIALKAQEYGYPLKVIGIPKTVDNDLMYTDHCPGYGSAAKFTAISILEATRDLESMHTDSTQVFILESMGRYAGWLAASGILASINGERGPQIFLLPEVPFNEEKFLSKVEEVIRRDGYCSIVAAEALKDSEGNYISTEDYTDAFGNIQLGKIGIYLQKLIRQNLGRKVHTALPDYLQRSSRHIASLTDWEEAIGVGAAAVKFAVDQGLSGVMVSIVRDLDSPYLKHYEPVSLEGIGGKVKYLPEEYISPDGFGVTEKFVEYVRPLIQGEAPNHYLRGIPVYANLKKVPVKRK